In Arachis hypogaea cultivar Tifrunner chromosome 17, arahy.Tifrunner.gnm2.J5K5, whole genome shotgun sequence, a single window of DNA contains:
- the LOC114925696 gene encoding protein MAIN-LIKE 2-like, which yields MDERIVSYLQMTSLYHLTRLNETWFRLDEPLVNAFVERWHPEMHTFHMSFGEYTITLQDVAYQLGLPIVRQYVMPDGEQLGVSPHANCNDKFTMRCSWMQDTFGEIPDGADDATIRRYARAYIVMLLGTLLFSDKSVITVHMPRGKQKRCEVSWSIAAASVMDLLAVFWFQAR from the exons ATGGATGAGAGGATCGTTTCGTACTTACAGATGACCAGTTTATACCATCTTACGAGGCTGAACGAGACTTGGTTTAGGTTGGATGAGCCGTTGGTGAATGCATTCGTAGAAAGATGGCATCCGGAAATGCACACGTTTCATATGTCGTTCGGAGAGTACACGATTACACtgcaggacgtggcgtaccagtTAGGGTTGCCGATCGTTAGACAGTACGTCATGCCTGATGGA GAGCAGCTGGGTGTTTCGCCTCATGCAAACTGCAACGACAAGTTTACAATGAGATGCAGTTGGATGCAGGACACATTCGGAGAGATTCCTGATGGCGCTGACGATGCCACTATTAGGAGATATGCCCGGGCCTATATCGTGATGCTTTTGGGGACTCTGCTATTTAGCGACAAGTCCG TTATAACGGTGCATATGCCGCGTGGCAAACAGAAACGTTGTGAAGTTAGCTGGTCCATTGCAGCTGCTTCAGTCATGGATCTTCTAGCAGTTTTCTGGTTTCAGGCCCGCTGA